In Anopheles arabiensis isolate DONGOLA chromosome 2, AaraD3, whole genome shotgun sequence, the genomic window AAAGAAGGGCACCACATTCTGTccgcacacacaacagcagcagcagcagcagcaataacaacaaaaaaccctcccaTGGCACTGTACATAACGGACTACAACAACCGCTATCGGAAGCGGCGACGGAGCCGCGTGTTCAGCACCTGCGTCAGTGCGGCCGTCGTCGAAAAGGTAACGGAACAGTCCCGGgcagacacacaaacgcggAGCGCTGCTAGATCGCCCGTCGGTTCCAATCTTTTCCCGATTAATGCGCGCCCCACTCGTGCTCTCCTGCACCATCCAGATGCCTTTTTCCGATGTAGCTAATTCGCGCTAGATGACGCCGGTTCTCGCGTGACGGCGAGACATTTTGAACCCCAAAATTCATTCCCTTAGCCCGCTCCACACTGCTCTCAGCTCGCTGTATCTTCGCTGTTTTCTCACGCTCAATTCAAATTCGCCATCTCCCCTCCCCAAATAGCAACGGCTGAAGCGCTTCAGGTCGAAGGAAATAATGGTCTTTATCTTTTGCGTCTCAAACGCGCATTTTCATTTGATGGTCAGTTTGCGGGTACACAGAGATAAGTCGCGCGCACCTTCCACGGTATCATCCACTAGGCTCCGTGTGTCCAGGTCATACTTAATCTGCTAATTTGGTAGCGCTTTATTGTGGTAACGTGATCATACACCCcccaaaagaaacaaaaaaaaaaccgagccTCCAAAAGGTGGTGGACAGAGTGGTCGTTGGGGCAGCCAACAGTAAGCAACACAATCATTTCCGCTTGGTGTAAATTGGTGGTCGCTTTTTCTGCCTTCTTTTTGTTCCCCCCGTTTTCGCTCCTTTCTAACGATCCGGTGAATATAAAGCAAATTTGTTTTGACGTGACTGCTGACTTTCATTGCGATTGTTGGAGAGCATGAAAATGGCCGGACGTGTTCGGCGAATCGTCTTTTTGAATTGGCGATTATCTTTATCGAACTGCTCATGTAAGGAGAGCTTGAAAACTGATATTTATTTGGCAcgtgtgtctgtttttccATCATTTTCTCGGTAGAATATGTTTGAATAAATGAGCTAATTTGATTGTAATTATTCACCCACGCAAAACCTTATTATTACAAAATCGCTACCGTTTGTAGGTGCCCGaaatggatattcaattttttccccctttttatAGTCGAACTGCACCCACCACCAtcctaacacacacactgtggtGCCATTGCGTCAGTACATAAATATCACTTTCCATCCGGGACATTCGTTCCTGAGGTTTATGcgtgttcggttcggttcgtaTTGCGACGATCGCACGGCAGGTgatgccacacacacaacacacaccaccatcgaGTTTTGCTACATGAATATGGAAATGTGGTACATTTATGCAAAAATTTCCAAAACGTTCTCCGGATCCGGACCGCGCGGATCCGGTGGGAGACAGTTTTCCCCGCCAGGTTGTGGAATAAATAATGTCTCGCCTCGGAAATTCCATCCCAATCGCTCGGTGCTCGCGCTGTTGTGGTCGTTGTTCGTAAATATGGTGCAGCAGATAACTTTTACCGAGCATCCCATTCCTCTTCCgaacgtgtgtgttttcccTGTCGTATCCCTGTTGCGTGTACTAATAGAATGCTACTAGAACCTTCTGCTTGTGGGTACACTTAAATGAAATTTAGTGTCCTTACTCCAACCACTAAAAAGCCAGCTGGCCCGAGAGGGGCCAGCCAGCCGAACGGTGTGATTTATTTGGCGACCAACTCTAGATGTCACTTTCACGGTCATTTTGGTCCTTTTTTGGTGCCTCCAGATGAAATGTATGCTACCGCAAACAGCAAGAAGCTGCGACGGAACACGGGAACAGTAGCTTTCTTTTCCACTTGGTGGCGGTGTCATCATGCTTCAAGAATCATGCTCTTGCTGGCTGCGGTCCGCGACATTTAGCGGAGGAAAAGTTTCACCATTTATCTTGCGAATTGGTGTCCGCGGAACGTCTTGGGATGACAAATTATTATTCTCTCATATCCCCGCCCAACTCTCATGTCTctcaacaacgacaaaaactaaacatcaacaATGCAGCGAAGCAGAAACACTTGCCCGGCGCCCCACTCGGGTCGCGAAGAATCAAGTTCAAGTTCGGCGCTTGAGTCGATTTTTCGCCGAAGCTCGGCGTAAGATGGGGACAGACCGATAAGAGGTTTTCACAGTACAAGAGCAGAAGCTCAGCGAACCGGTACATCAGCGCACTACATCCATCACGCTTGTGCGTAGTAAGCAACTGCTGTGTGTCGTTGTTGTGCGGTCAAGTAGTGCACAAATCGTGTTCAATCAGCCCGCCTGTAGATCTCTTCTCCCCGGCTCCAAACAATTCGCTAGAGATAGAGACGTAGTACACTTTTTTAAGCGctctttttattgttgtttgttttccattgcGTACACCCGATATCTTCTAACCTTCATCTTTCGTTTTTCTATCCTTTACGGCAAACCTGCAGGGCGATTACATCAAGCATCCCGTGCTGTACGAGCTGAGCCACAAGTACGGCCTGCCGGACAATGTGTCcgagcagctgctgccggACCGGCTGGAGGAGATCAAGGAGGCGATCCGGCGTGAGATCCGCAAGGAGCTCAAGATCAAGGAGGGCGCCGAGAAGCTGCGCGAGGTCGCGACGGATCGCCGCTCGCTGTCCGACGTGGCCTCGATCGTGAAGAAAAGCAATAACAAGCTGGCCGAGCTCAAGTCGGAGCTGCACGAGCTGGAAAGCCAAATCATCCTCACACAGGGCAACAGTGTCAGCAACAATGGTGGCCACGGTATGTATCCTCAATCAAGAGTAACTAGAAGGGAATAGGTATGGTTGGGAAGAGAGAAGACATAAGAGTTTTGGCCTGTATGTGCCTTAATTAATGCGTAATTTGATTCGATGTGGAGTTTTACACTTGATAGTGCCTAAAACGCCCTATAGTATGCAATCCGCTCGACAAAGGGCggcttttttaatttttagccTTGTGTGTTGTCCTCTTTTGACAGTTACAAGGTCTCTTCCCTATTGAAATGTAATGCAATGCAACTCTAGCTAAACACATCAACCGTTTAATGACACATCTAAGTTCCAAAAAGAGAGAACTCTGACAAATCTGAAACAAACGGAACCCGAATGTAATGAGTATACCTGTGTGATACTGCTGTGTAGTACTACAATATCGCACCGACCGTGTGTCGGCACATGCAGAGCTAACAAGTGGAACAATAATCTCATCTACGATTTCAACACCGACTCATGTTTCTCAGCTGCTTTGTAATGAAACACCCACAACAACGTTCCGATGCTTTGCCGCCCCCTCCGCGCCCGCGTGTGTGCAGTTGATAAATCCATCGAAGTTGTTGACAAAACGCATCGCCCAAAACGCTTGACAGGCGCCATATGTGTGTAACAAGCGGGACAAATGTTTGGCCCGTGGTTATTACATTGCTTCGTGGAAAATGGAGGAGGCCGGACCGACTAGTACACCATCGTAAAACGAGGCATTTTTTATAGCAAATGATCGTGTTTTTGCCTGCGCGTAGGAGGGTGGAAATACACAGAGAGAGTACTTTAgctatttataattattataaaagaCACCCGTCGAACAAGACGGGTCCCAGAACACGACAAATTGGAAACCTGTAGCTAACCGGTACGAATGTGCAACCGAGAGATACCGCGAGGTCGACGGAATAAAACAAATGCGACAGTTTATTAAGCCTGCCCCGGTAGTGCACGACGAGCGTGGAAATGGTGATGGTTGTGTATTGGCTCAATGTGTAGGAGTTTTCCACTTGCCTTGGTGTTTGTTCCAACGCTGCTCTCCTTGGCAATGGTACACACTTCTCGGTCGAAGAAAGCCGGAGATTAATGGTAATCTCCAGAATCTGCGCAATACCCTTTCGCTCACGGAGGGGACATCTGTGCAGCTCGTTGAAcgggtgtgtgcgcgcaccaTTAAAGCCAGTTGTTCGTGAACGTTCCGGCCGCTGGTAGTGGCGTGTGATTCTGAACAAAGCGACGACAAGACGAACGTAGCCATGCAATCGGATGCAAGAGGTTCGTGAACACAGTGTCACTGCGccgtgatggtggtgttggaGTGTGCTGATCTTGAAACAGAAGAATctaaaggagggaaaggaaaatttGAGACAAAACGGTCTcccgaaaaaacaaatatggGAAGCTGATTTATTGCAAACGCTTGATCATTCGCATTCGTCACGTTTGACTTCATGACGGTGGGCCGTTTCTCTGTGTGTACTGGGTTGTGGCGTTGAGGAGTGCATTGGTAGTACCCCAAGGGACAGAAATAGAAGAGAGTCAAATCATTTGCCTACCAACCCCCTCGCTGAGAGTCGGGTCGTGTTGGATAAAGGACGCTGTAACGGATGTCTCAGTGCATCTTCGGTCGGGTTTGTGTTCAGTTGATAGGATAAAGTTGGTGGAATTTCGGTGAGTTATCTTTCGCTTCAACGCAATCCTCCGTACTGTTGCAATCAATACCAAAATGCTTCATACCAGCCagagtgtatatgtgtgtgtatgtttgtgtaatTATCAGTGCGAAGAAATTCCCTAAAATACAGTTTTGAATTCCGTACGCCGCCCAGCTATGGCAGCGTTACCCAACGAATGCGTTTTCACATCGACGGGAGATTGCGTCGGAAATACCGTACCCGTAAACGTATCTCTGGCCCAGTGCCAACCCAGTTGGTATCCGCGGGCAACAATGAATGGGTTTTCCTCGCTTGCGTATCGAATGAGCATTATTCCCCTGCTCACAACGGACCACCTCCCTTCCAAAGGGTGACTTTAAAAGTAGTGGTTTGAGTAGTGACCGAGATTGAGTTATTAGGTACTTGCAATATGCAAGACCAGGGTTGGCCGGGGGTTTGCCGATTATGGTGCAGTTTTATCAACTTCTTCCAGATCCACGCCCTTTATAGATATGATAGaagcacttttttttctctcttccaaaaataaagcTCCATTGGGGGGAGATGTATCGATTCCGAGTCCTCTCCATCTCCACCCCTACTACTACACTCGGTGAAGGGGTGTAATCATGCGAACGATTGCACGAAAGGGAAATTGAAGCAAGTGAAATGCAGCCGAGTGAAATGTTACACATGCATGCATAATGGCCAACCAGCAGTGGTTGATGATCGGGCATGGACAGTGTACAGTAGCGGCACAGGGCACCTCTATCTGGCTGGCTTCCAGCTCTACAGCAAACGAACCAGACAGTAGCGGGGCAGTGCAGCTAAAAcattaggaaaaaaaacttccgaagcaaaaaaaaggaaacatcaCACAAGAATTGGCGGAAAATGGgtttaaaagcaaacaaaagaaaactgtTTACCGGCTGTGtaatgtgctttttttccttccttttgtcTGCTTGCATACGTAACAAATCTACATACTACCCGTTCGCCGTGTACTCAATTGCATTTCCCCCCCTTCCCTCCAACTGTACGGAATGAAAGAGAGCGCCAAACAGACCCGAGCGGCGTATTAGGCGTAAAGAAaattccccactccaacaagGGTGTGCCATCGCCCCGCCGTGTGCGTGGTGGAAAACTGGGGAGGAAaactctgtatgtgtgttggttggTGGTCGAAGGTAAAGTCGAAACAATAATCCAATTATAAATAATTCCAACATTTTCCTCCATTACTCAGCGCGAACACGAGTGCCAAGCACTCAATCCAACCaacccacacacccacccagctggtctttctctctctctctctctctcacccggTTCCCACCGGAATAGGAAAGAATAAGTGGCCAGGGGTTGCACTTACGAGATCGCTTACACAACGCGTCGATGATTGTAGTGTGGTTGTCTCTCTATCGCGCTCATTGTTGTGATTATTGATTATGCATTAACTTTATAAAAGTATTATCACATTTCATCCTCCGTGTGGACGACCACATGGTGGCTATTGAACTTACCCGGGGTAGCGTGTTTGTGCTCTTTGAgtttctctttctcacttCTTGAAGAATCGTTCGATGTTGGTGCGGTACTAAATTTAATCCATTAGACAATATGTGGCACATTCCGTGCCGTTCGTAAGGCAAGTGACCACTggcaaaagtgtgtaaaaaatTGCTGAGAAAGAGAGCATGGGGatgaaatgtgtttgtgctggGTATCAATCGTGACCCATTGCGAGTCACACTCTTGACCCAGTGAActtgttttcattcttaatGTTCAAACAAAGCCCAGTTTATGGGTGTTTTTCTTAAGCAACTCGTTCAGGCACaagaaaaacaattcaaacagaATGATGTGAACTCTCTCCCTAACGCAAGCATTTTTGTTCTCATTTCGCAGATCCAATCCTGTCCACCGTCATCCCGAGCGGGCCAGAGTTTACCGCCAACGATAAGCTGCTCATATCGCTCGAGAAGCAGCTCAGCATTGAGACGAAGGTGAAAAACGGCGCCGAAAACATGATCCAATCCATCTCCAGCGGACACCACGGTCGTGATAAGAAGCTACTGGCCGAGGCACATCAGATGCTGGCCGACTCGAAGGCGAAAATCGAATACCTCCGGCTGAAGATACTGAAGGTGCGCCAGAACAAGCTCAGCAGCAAGGGCTCGGAGGAGAATGGCGGCGAGTCGGCAAACGCGGCCAAACAGCCGCAGGAGCTGGAAACGTCGCTGGACGATCGCATCGAGGAGCTGCGCCACCGGCTGCGGATCGAGGCGGCCGTTGTGGACGGTGCGAAGAACGTTATCCGCACGCTCCAGAGTACAAAGACAATCGACAAAAAGGCCCTGCAAGAGGTACGTGCCGGGGGAGAGTCCCTtggaatggttttattttgtagaTGTGTTTTGTTACAATTTTAGGCTCCTTACAAACAATTTCATCTGTCAAACGTTTCGCGCTGTGTCACGCGTGTGGTGCGGGCTGTCttaaaaattgattgatttagcGCTGAACAACGAACCAATTTCTAGATAATACTGCAAAAGCACTCTGGAACCATCTCGCTGTGTCAGTGTCTTATCTTAGGGCGCCGTTCGAAATGTGTCCACGAGATTGCATTGGAATCTTCATCAGACACCGTTACTATGCTCCGCTTTTATTGTACCTTAGCCTTACGAGACGATTTGAACACCTTTCGGTAGGCGAACCTTAACACCAGCTTAAACACCTTGAACACTACGTAAAGGATGGCGACCAGGAACGCAATCACATCCAGCGATTCATGCTGGAAGAAGTTCATATCGGCGCCCGGGTAGTGCAACTGCGGTGCGCCCCGATGCCGTGCGACATACTCCACCCAATAGCAGGCGAGATCCATGGCACTCTGCGGTCGGTCACGATACAGCTCAGAAATGGCTTTCGCCCGCTCGGCAAATCGATGCTCGCGCACCATAATGTTGACCGCACGCGAAAACGTACGCTCGTCCAGCTGCTTGTAGTCCACCTGCATCGCCACGCCGTCGTCGATCATGGACTGGATGTTTTGGTGCTGCTCGGCAAAGATGGGAATGCCCAGCACCGGCACACCGTGGTACTTGGCCTCGGCCATACCGCCCAGACCGCCGTGCGAGATGAACAGCTTAACGTTCGGATGCGCCAGCACGTCGTCCTGCGGCAGCCACGCTTTCGACAGCACGTTCGGGGGCGCGTTCGGAATGTGGTCGCTCTCCCACTTCCACAGCACGCGTTGCTTGAGCTGCGCGAAGGTTTTCAATATCGCGTCCAGCTTCGCCTGCGGAAGATCGGCCGATTTGAGGTTCGACCCGAGACAGAAGTACACGACACCGTGCTCGCCGGCACCGTCAAGCCACTCGCGGATGTCCTCGGGCAGTGGGTCCGGTTTGGCTTTGATTTGCAGTCCGCCCACCTCTACCACGTTGGGCAGGTAGGGGCGCGGTGTAGCCTGCGAGAAGTGTGTGTTGAGCAGCACGAGCGAAACATTGCGCCGCACGTCCGCATACGATGGGTAGCGACCGGGCGGGAAGAACTGTTCGTAGTACGACGTCTGCACGTAATCCGACACAGCGGTGATCACATTTTCGACACCGGCAAAGAGGAAGTTTTTGACCCGGCCTGCAAAATCCAACGCCCCTCTGCCACCGACCATGATAGCCGGGACCGTTGCGACCGCACGCGGGTTACCGACAAAGTCGGCTGTCATTTTTGTCAAGCCGGCCGAAAACAGCACCACCGTTGGGGCGTTAAAGTGCGGCCCAGTTGGGTAGTTGGGCACCGGTTTCGAAAGCTTGAACGGGCTCACCATCGTGACCTATGAGGGGGAAGCGATTGGATGGGAGCATTAGCTAATGGAACTGTTTCTCCTCTAGAGACACTCTACTTACGTCATGACCGCGCGCAGCCAAACCCTTCAGTAGTGCCTGCCCGACGAGTACATGCGATCGGCCCGAACTGGGATAGATGCACAGGATTCGGTACGCTTCTAGCTGCgcaaaacagcagcacaatACCACCCAAGCAATAGCAACACCTTGTGAGAGCTTCATTCTCACTACCGTTCTAGCGAACACTTGATTCTCATCTGCAACTGCTCGGTCATATGGCGTCTTAAGAGAGTGTCGACAGAGGTTGACTTTTAATCAATGGGGTGGTAGTTGTGTAGCATTGTCGACAACGCGCTATCAGTCCATGAATGGAATCTCGCTTTAGAATAGCGTAGTTTGCACAGATACACCCATGCGTGGGTCAAGCTACACTGGAACTGCAGCACCTTTTGTTAAATCAAGTGTagacgtgtatgtgtgcacgaTGTTTCCCTAATGGTACTCAACACGATCTTGATGAGCTTTACGATCAAGCGTCAACACTCGCATTGA contains:
- the LOC120897513 gene encoding UDP-glucosyltransferase 2-like, giving the protein MKLSQGVAIAWVVLCCCFAQLEAYRILCIYPSSGRSHVLVGQALLKGLAARGHDVTMVSPFKLSKPVPNYPTGPHFNAPTVVLFSAGLTKMTADFVGNPRAVATVPAIMVGGRGALDFAGRVKNFLFAGVENVITAVSDYVQTSYYEQFFPPGRYPSYADVRRNVSLVLLNTHFSQATPRPYLPNVVEVGGLQIKAKPDPLPEDIREWLDGAGEHGVVYFCLGSNLKSADLPQAKLDAILKTFAQLKQRVLWKWESDHIPNAPPNVLSKAWLPQDDVLAHPNVKLFISHGGLGGMAEAKYHGVPVLGIPIFAEQHQNIQSMIDDGVAMQVDYKQLDERTFSRAVNIMVREHRFAERAKAISELYRDRPQSAMDLACYWVEYVARHRGAPQLHYPGADMNFFQHESLDVIAFLVAILYVVFKVFKLVLRFAYRKVFKSSRKAKVQ